In one Cottoperca gobio chromosome 12, fCotGob3.1, whole genome shotgun sequence genomic region, the following are encoded:
- the LOC115016383 gene encoding major prion protein-like, whose amino-acid sequence MGRLCEVALVSLLFVFLLNTESTWAKRGSSSSKKTSSSSSNKGGTQSKPSSQPGSYPRQPQSPNRNSNPYPGGGSYPGKTNPGGVPRQNPPNNPGVGSNPNQYPGRANPGGYPNQNPAPGYPAAGGYPNQNPGRGNYPNQHPPAGGAYPNQYPGRAGNPGGYPNQYPGAGGYPGAGGYPVRGGNTGQGWGQPPAYPGGGYPGGAAGGYTNWNPNNKIMSPRFGGGYGGGYGGGGYGGGHGMGGGSPFSRSVQGMGYQPQSSGFAKKAMLAAGVGAVAGMAVGYGLGRFPRPHFNFRNPEEEQYYNSYMYRRYGTQSTDEKDYGRDYVYKPPPRAETYDKFMERCMNRTDLLKDQGVTPKSEDDHDTVGIEEIGYPSLIEQVKSRRCVEEFMIYSERFLQQRKAEQQLQPSRSSPLSYGVIQLITSLLMLLSSMLLLQ is encoded by the coding sequence ATGGGGAGGTTGTGTGAGGTGGCTCTTGTGTCCcttctttttgtgtttctcctgAACACTGAATCAACATGGGCTAAacgaggaagcagcagcagcaagaaaACCTCATCGTCTTCCAGCAACAAAGGTGGGACACAGTCGAAACCATCCTCTCAGCCAGGAAGTTACCCCCGACAGCCACAGAGTCCCAATAGAAACAGCAATCCATATCCTGGTGGTGGAAGTTATCCAGGCAAGACTAATCCAGGAGGAGTTCCTAGACAAAACCCACCAAATAATCCAGGAGTCGGTAGTAACCCAAACCAGTATCCTGGTAGAGCCAATCCTGGAGGTTATCCAAACCAGAACCCTGCACCTGGATATCCAGCCGCTGGGGGGTATCCTAACCAAAACCCAGGGAGAGGGAATTATCCAAATCAACATCCACCAGCAGGAGGTGCCTACCCCAACCAATATCCAGGCAGAGCTGGCAACCCAGGAGGATATCCTAACCAGTACCCAGGTGCAGGAGGCTACCCAGGTGCAGGAGGCTACCCAGTCAGAGGGGGAAATACAGGACAGGGGTGGGGTCAGCCTCCTGCGTATCCAGGGGGTGGTTACCCCGGTGGAGCAGCTGGCGGTTACACCAACTGGAACCCAAATAATAAGATCATGAGTCCCCGCTTTGGTGGAGGCTATGGTGGAGGATATGGGGGTGGAGGATATGGGGGTGGTCATGGGATGGGAGGGGGGTCTCCTTTCTCTCGTTCTGTGCAGGGTATGGGCTACCAGCCCCAGTCTTCAGGTTTTGCCAAAAAAGCCATGTTGGCGGCAGGCGTTGGTGCTGTGGCTGGGATGGCCGTTGGATATGGATTAGGGCGCTTCCCACGACCACACTTCAATTTCCGCAACCCTGAAGAAGAGCAATACTACAACAGCTACATGTACCGCCGTTATGGCACCCAGTCCACAGATGAAAAGGACTATGGCCGTGATTATGTCTACAAGCCTCCTCCGCGGGCGGAGACTTACGACAAGTTCATGGAGCGCTGCATGAATAGGACTGACCTTCTCAAAGATCAAGGGGTCACGCCTAAGAGTGAAGATGATCATGACACCGTTGGCATCGAGGAGATTGGATACCCATCCCTAATTGAGCAGGTGAAGTCCCGGCGCTGTGTTGAGGAGTTCATGATATACTCTGAGCGCTTTCTGCAGCAACGAAAAGCTGAGCAGCAACTCCAGCCAAGTCGCAGCAGCCCTCTGAGCTACGGGGTGATTCAACTTATCACCTCCCTCCTGATGCTTCTTTCCAGCATGCTCCTTCTCCAGTGA
- the LOC115016384 gene encoding protein phosphatase PTC7 homolog isoform X2 gives MLSVLSYGRLVARAVLGGLSQTDSRDYSLISASCGFGKDFRKGILKKGMCYGDDACFIAQNKNADVLGVADGVGGWRDYGVDPSQFSATLMRTCERLVKEGRFTPSNPVGILTSGYFELLQNKVPLLGSSTACIVVLDRRNHRLHMCNLGDSGFLVVRGGEVVHRSDEQQHYFNTPFQLSIAPPGAEGVVLSDSPEAADSSSFDVQLGDIILTATDGLFDNMPDYMILQELKKLKVSLPEDQFIQAFSHTASSY, from the exons ATGTTATCCGTACTGTCTTATGGCAGACTGGTAGCCAGGGCTGTCCTGGGCGGACTGTCTCAGACGGACAGTCGGGACTACAGCCTGATCTCCGCCAGCTGTGGCTTCGGTAAAGACTTTCGTAAGGGGATCCTGAAGAAAGGGATGTGCTACGGAGATGATGCCTGCTTCATTGCGCAGAACAAGAACGCAGATGTTTTAG GTGTTGCAGATGGCGTAGGTGGATGGCGTGACTACGGTGTCGACCCGTCTCAGTTCTCCGCCACATTAATGAGAACCTGTGAGCGACTGGTGAAGGAGGGACGCTTCACTCCCAGTAACCCAGTGGGTATCCTGACGTCCGGCTACTTTGAGCTGCTACAGAACAAAGTTCCCCTGCTAG GGAGCAGCACAGCCTGTATCGTGGTTCTGGATCGACGGAATCACCGGCTACACATGTGTAACCTCGGAGACTCAGGTTTTCTCGTGGTTCGGGGAGGAGAGGTGGTACATCGCTCAGATGAGCAACAGCACTACTTTAACACGCCCTTCCAGCTATCCATCGCTCCTCCTGGAGCTGAAGGAGTGGTGCTCAGTGACAG TCCAGAAGCAGCTGACAGCTCCTCCTTTGACGTGCAGCTCGGTGACATCATCCTGACGGCAACCGATGGTCTTTTTGACAACATGCCAGACTACATGATTCTTCAAGAGCTCAAAAAACTCAAGGTGTCACTTCCTGAAGATCAGTTTATTCAAGCTTTCTCACATACTGCATCTAGTT ACTAG
- the LOC115016384 gene encoding protein phosphatase PTC7 homolog isoform X1 produces the protein MLSVLSYGRLVARAVLGGLSQTDSRDYSLISASCGFGKDFRKGILKKGMCYGDDACFIAQNKNADVLGVADGVGGWRDYGVDPSQFSATLMRTCERLVKEGRFTPSNPVGILTSGYFELLQNKVPLLGSSTACIVVLDRRNHRLHMCNLGDSGFLVVRGGEVVHRSDEQQHYFNTPFQLSIAPPGAEGVVLSDSPEAADSSSFDVQLGDIILTATDGLFDNMPDYMILQELKKLKTSNYDSVLQTAQSIAKQAHDLAYDPNYMSPFAQFACDNGLNVRGGKPDDITVLLSVVAEYTD, from the exons ATGTTATCCGTACTGTCTTATGGCAGACTGGTAGCCAGGGCTGTCCTGGGCGGACTGTCTCAGACGGACAGTCGGGACTACAGCCTGATCTCCGCCAGCTGTGGCTTCGGTAAAGACTTTCGTAAGGGGATCCTGAAGAAAGGGATGTGCTACGGAGATGATGCCTGCTTCATTGCGCAGAACAAGAACGCAGATGTTTTAG GTGTTGCAGATGGCGTAGGTGGATGGCGTGACTACGGTGTCGACCCGTCTCAGTTCTCCGCCACATTAATGAGAACCTGTGAGCGACTGGTGAAGGAGGGACGCTTCACTCCCAGTAACCCAGTGGGTATCCTGACGTCCGGCTACTTTGAGCTGCTACAGAACAAAGTTCCCCTGCTAG GGAGCAGCACAGCCTGTATCGTGGTTCTGGATCGACGGAATCACCGGCTACACATGTGTAACCTCGGAGACTCAGGTTTTCTCGTGGTTCGGGGAGGAGAGGTGGTACATCGCTCAGATGAGCAACAGCACTACTTTAACACGCCCTTCCAGCTATCCATCGCTCCTCCTGGAGCTGAAGGAGTGGTGCTCAGTGACAG TCCAGAAGCAGCTGACAGCTCCTCCTTTGACGTGCAGCTCGGTGACATCATCCTGACGGCAACCGATGGTCTTTTTGACAACATGCCAGACTACATGATTCTTCAAGAGCTCAAAAAACTCAAG ACTAGCAACTATGACAGCGTCCTGCAGACTGCACAGAGTATTGCAAAGCAAGCTCACGACCTTGCCTACGACCCCAATTATATGTCTCCTTTTGCACAGTTTGCCTGTGACAATGGCCTGAATGTGAGAG GAGGGAAGCCAGATGATATCACGGTGCTGCTGTCCGTTGTGGCTGAATATACAGACTGA